In one Corallococcus sp. EGB genomic region, the following are encoded:
- the mnmE gene encoding tRNA uridine-5-carboxymethylaminomethyl(34) synthesis GTPase MnmE: MTPDTATIVALATAPAAGAVGILRVSGPAALEVGRRLAPGVPASPTPRHAYLASFVDAAGAVLDEGLFLYFQAPRSFTGEDVVELQAHGSPRLLRLLLARALEDERVRPALPGEFTRRAFLNGRIDLTRAEAVADLVAADSEAAVRAAAAGLSGALAERLRALETPLRELHADLEGVLNFPDEAEGADAEAGPRVTALRAAADALRAEVGRGRLVRQGARVALYGPVNAGKSTLFNRLVGEARALVDDEPGTTRDALEARIEWDGLGVTLYDTAGLREAPGRVEALGIARTKELLAAVDLAVLVLPAGTSREEAAAWTREAGATPVLVVTGKCDVMLEERGSGVLPSPAPPRVSGLTGEGVEALRTSVLTRLWGGGTPSAVALVSERHADALRRAAEALGRAEAASRVSTLEVLSGEVGLALEALGEVSGTSVSEALLDTLFQRFCIGK; encoded by the coding sequence ATGACGCCGGACACCGCCACCATCGTCGCGCTCGCCACCGCGCCCGCCGCGGGGGCGGTGGGCATCCTCCGGGTCTCCGGGCCCGCCGCGCTGGAGGTGGGGCGGAGGCTGGCCCCCGGGGTTCCCGCCTCCCCCACTCCGCGCCACGCGTACCTGGCGTCGTTCGTGGACGCGGCGGGCGCGGTGCTGGACGAGGGGCTGTTCCTCTACTTCCAGGCGCCCCGGTCGTTCACCGGCGAGGACGTGGTGGAGCTCCAGGCGCATGGCAGCCCGCGCCTCCTGCGGCTCCTGCTCGCGCGGGCGCTGGAGGACGAGCGCGTGCGCCCCGCGCTTCCCGGTGAGTTCACCCGGCGCGCGTTCCTGAATGGCCGCATCGACCTGACCCGCGCGGAGGCGGTCGCGGACCTGGTGGCCGCGGATTCAGAGGCGGCCGTGCGCGCCGCCGCGGCCGGGCTGTCCGGCGCGCTGGCGGAGCGGCTCCGCGCGCTGGAGACGCCGCTGCGCGAGCTGCACGCGGACCTGGAGGGCGTCCTCAACTTCCCCGACGAAGCGGAGGGCGCGGACGCGGAGGCCGGCCCTCGCGTCACCGCGCTGCGTGCCGCCGCGGATGCGCTGCGCGCGGAGGTGGGGCGTGGGCGGCTGGTGCGCCAGGGCGCGCGCGTGGCGCTGTACGGCCCGGTGAACGCGGGCAAGTCCACGCTGTTCAACCGGCTGGTGGGCGAGGCCCGCGCGCTGGTGGATGACGAGCCCGGCACCACCCGCGACGCACTGGAGGCCCGCATCGAGTGGGACGGCCTGGGCGTCACGCTCTACGACACCGCCGGCCTGCGCGAGGCCCCGGGCCGCGTGGAGGCCCTGGGCATCGCGCGGACGAAGGAGCTGCTCGCGGCCGTGGACCTGGCGGTGCTCGTGCTGCCTGCGGGGACTTCGCGCGAAGAGGCCGCGGCGTGGACGCGCGAGGCCGGCGCCACGCCCGTGCTCGTCGTCACCGGCAAGTGCGACGTGATGCTGGAGGAGCGCGGCTCCGGCGTCCTCCCCTCCCCTGCCCCGCCGCGCGTCAGCGGCCTCACGGGTGAAGGCGTGGAGGCGCTCCGGACCTCCGTGCTCACGCGGCTGTGGGGCGGTGGCACGCCCTCCGCGGTGGCGCTCGTGTCCGAACGTCACGCGGATGCCCTGCGTCGCGCCGCCGAGGCACTGGGCCGCGCGGAGGCCGCCTCGCGCGTGTCCACCCTGGAGGTCCTCTCCGGCGAGGTGGGGCTCGCGCTGGAGGCCCTGGGCGAGGTGTCCGGAACCAGCGTGTCGGAGGCGCTCCTGGACACCCTCTTCCAGCGTTTCTGCATCGGGAAGTAG